The Stenotrophomonas indicatrix DNA segment CTGTTGGTCGCCCGCTTCCGCGAGGATGACGTGGACGGTCTGGTGTCGGCCCTGGGCCTGCCGCTGTGGCCGCAGCCACGACCGAAGCCGGTGCTGTGGCTTGCCGTCGATGATGGCAGCGGTCCGCGTCTGGTCAGCGTGCAGCAGGCCAACGCCGCGCGGCCGCTGCTGAGCCGGGCCATCGAGCGCGGCTACAAGCTCGGCCTGCCCAGTGGTGGCGCCGCCGAGCAGGCTCTGGCCGGTGCCATCTGGCGCCAGGACAGCGCCGCTGTCGCCCGGGCCTCGTCTCGCTATTCGCCGCCGATGCAGCTGATCGGCAAGCTCTACCGCGCCAATGGCGGCTGGCAGGCGGACTGGGTGTTCGTCGACAACGGTCGTGAACTGAACAAGTGGACCAGCAAGGACGCCAACGCGATGCGCGCGATGGCCGCCGGTGCCGATGGCGCTGCCGACGCGCTGGTCAAGCGTTACGCCAAGGCCGGTGCGGCCACCGGCCAGGCGGGCACCTACCGCGTGGTGGTGACTGGCATCAATAGCGCGGATGAATACCTGCGCCTGGCTGCCGGCCTGCGTGAAGTGGCGGTGGTGCGCAACGTCACCCCGCTGCGCGCGACTGCCGATCATCTGGAACTGAATCTGGAAATGACCACCGGCCTGGCCGGTTTCAACCGCATGCTCGGCGACAACGGCGTGCTGGTGCCGTCGGCGACACTGCCGGCCCTGCCGACGCCGATCGACGATACGACCGGTGCACCGGCACCGGTACCGGCGCCGGTCAGCAACGAGTACCGCCTGCGATGATCCTGTCCCCGGAAGCGGAAATCGCGCAGTTCCTGCGTAGGCTGAAGTACATCCTGCTGGCCGGTCTGATCGGCTGGATCGTCTGGCTGCTGGCACCGATCCTGACCCCGTTCGTGCTGGCGCTGGCGCTGGCCTGGCTGGGCGATCCGCTGGTGGACCGCATCGAGGCCACCGGCCGCTCGCGCATGACCGGTGTGGTGCTGGTGTTCGTGGCGATGGTGCTGGTCATCACCGCATTGCTGCTGGTGCTGGTGCCGATGATCGAGCGCCAGATCACCACCCTGATCGCAGCGGCACCGCAGGCGCAGGCCTGGCTGATGCAGA contains these protein-coding regions:
- a CDS encoding DUF2066 domain-containing protein, producing the protein MDVLMRRSPFLTLLLALCLPVATMAQSGMRTEGDVATASGAYEAEVPVNSQAEADRNGALARALSVVLGKLSGDRSVMSRPGVVQALRNAKDYVASYDYKQDQSVGASGAPSFRTLLVARFREDDVDGLVSALGLPLWPQPRPKPVLWLAVDDGSGPRLVSVQQANAARPLLSRAIERGYKLGLPSGGAAEQALAGAIWRQDSAAVARASSRYSPPMQLIGKLYRANGGWQADWVFVDNGRELNKWTSKDANAMRAMAAGADGAADALVKRYAKAGAATGQAGTYRVVVTGINSADEYLRLAAGLREVAVVRNVTPLRATADHLELNLEMTTGLAGFNRMLGDNGVLVPSATLPALPTPIDDTTGAPAPVPAPVSNEYRLR